In the genome of Oncorhynchus clarkii lewisi isolate Uvic-CL-2024 chromosome 22, UVic_Ocla_1.0, whole genome shotgun sequence, one region contains:
- the LOC139380595 gene encoding inosine-uridine preferring nucleoside hydrolase-like, with the protein MTAARLSRFNVYSSLEVVHLYRRHTRRLAESRFPVAGDGHLLARPRGVAACPHRHSPVLFYSTTGSSMSSKKLLVDVDCGVDDAQAIMMALATPNVEVLGITCVHGNTNVENVCKNTLRVLQVCNRLEIPVFRGAAKPILGNVISAGNFHGQDGLGDAPDPNAPGLDMLQMEGAVSALIRIVNENPGEVSLVATAPLTNLALAVRMEPSFPSKLKGLYIMGGNTESRGNTTVCAEFNFAADPEAAYIVLNDFLCPTYIASWEFTCYSKLPWSWCDDWLAQESEKARFMARIFRHSMEESNSERFQVEMVYGMGFVSCDSYAMAAAIDNTFVTESDHMAVSVELTGTHTRGMMILDTLGMLKKTHKAFVMKKVNMVRFEQMMMDALK; encoded by the exons ATGACTGCGGCAAGATTATCGAGATTCAATGTTTATAGCTCTTTGGAGGTTGTTCATCTTTACCGTAGACATACACGGAGGTTAGCGGAAAGCAG GTTCCCAGTTGCAGGTGACGGTCACTTGTTAGCCAGGCCAAGAGGAGTAGCAGCCTGTCCACACCGACACAGCCCAGTCCTATTCTATTCAACTACAG GCTCCAGTATGAGTAGTAAGAAGCTGCTGGTGGATGTGGACTGTGGGGTGGATGATGCTCAGGCTATCATGATGGCACTGGCCACCCCtaatgtagaggtcctgggcatCACCTGTGTCCATGGCAACACCAATGTGGAGAACGTGTGCAAGAACACTCTGCGGGTGCTCCAAGTCTGCAACAGACTGGAG ATCCCGGTATTCCGTGGTGCTGCCAAGCCTATCCTGGGGAATGTGATCAGTGCGGGAAACTTCCATGGCCAGGACGGGCTGGGGGATGCTCCAGACCCAAACGCTCCGGGGCTGGACATGCTGCAGATGGAAGGAGCGGTATCTGCACTGATCCGGATAGTCAACGAAAACCctggagag GTATCTCTGGTGGCCACAGCTCCCCTCACCAACCTAGCTCTGGCTGTAAGAATGGAGCCATCCTTCCCCAGCAAACTTAAAGGCCTTTACATCATGGGAGGCAACACAGAGT CCAGAGGAAACACCACAGTGTGTGCAGAGTTTAACTTCGCTGCCGACCCGGAAGCAGCTTACATCGTACTGAATGACTTCCTGTGTCCCACTTACATAGCCAGCTGGGAGTTCACCTGCTACAGCAAGCTGCCCTGG TCGTGGTGTGATGACTGGCTGGCCCAGGAGTCAGAGAAGGCTCGCTTCATGGCCCGGATCTTCCGCCACAGTATGGAAGAGTCGAACAGCGAGCGCTTCCAGGTGGAGATGGTTTACGGCATGGGCTTTGTGTCATGTGACTCCTACGCCATGGCGGCAGCCATTGACAACACCTTTGTCACCGAGAGCGACCACATGGCGGTGAGCGTGGAGCTGACGGGCACACACACGCGTGGCATGATGATCCTGGACACACTGGGCATGCTGAAGAAGACTCACAAGGCCTTCGTCATGAAGAAGGTGAACATGGTGAGGTTTGAGCAGATGATGATGGACGCTCTGAAGTAA